In the Nitrospirota bacterium genome, GTACGGAATGTACTTGGCCATGCCCTTCTCCGCACAGACTTTCGTCAAGGCCGCGGTCAACGTCGTCTTGCCGTGGTCCACATGCCCGATCGTCCCGATATTCACGTGCGGCTTCCGCCGCTCATATTTCGCCTTCGCCATGCCTCAACTCCCTTTCTGAAAATCTCCCAACGCACTATTCCCGTCGCGCTAACTAAATAATACGCGCACTGATCGAGCAAGCCCTACCTGGAGCCCACG is a window encoding:
- a CDS encoding GTP-binding protein, whose translation is MAKAKYERRKPHVNIGTIGHVDHGKTTLTAALTKVCAEKGMAKYIPY